The proteins below are encoded in one region of Silene latifolia isolate original U9 population chromosome 2, ASM4854445v1, whole genome shotgun sequence:
- the LOC141628671 gene encoding putative aspartic proteinase GIP2: protein MEFHHLFSFYLTIITLTTISLFHSSKAVNPIILPIFKDTTKPQYYTTFLLGTPSLSVSLAIDLSSPWSWFTCNLVGFNDTWYSGVPNSSTYRVQRCTDDNSCAVYDSNYCYTCNSPNCKPKGNMCTGEIYPPSLYTGGSFYGGHLLAPLLLDIITVYKSNGPIPLGKRVYGFSFGCTGVDDLKGLSRYTKGVLSLARKDSNSFHGFITKAFKIPNKFALCLPSASKSTLNGAMYFGGGPYKLPPSKLDLSQFFVKTALVVNPIDVGETYGKRNSSIEYFVNIKSILVDDTPLKINSSLLVIDKNGLGGTKINPIYPYTTLHTNIYNALVDAFTTKAATMNITRVGQVSSFSACFSSKNMVGTKTGPKVPIISLKLDGRNEDIWRFYGFNSMIKVSNDVRCLAIVDGGLSVKASIVIGGKQMEDSLVEFDLESSKLRVMSSLLRFGTSCSQFRGA from the coding sequence ATGGAATTTCATCATTTGTTTTCATTTTACCTTACAATAATTACCTTAACTACAATCTCATTGTTTCATTCATCCAAAGCAGTAAATCCCATCATACTCCCAATCTTCAAAGACACAACCAAGCCACAATACTACACTACCTTCCTACTAGGAACACCTTCATTGTCGGTCTCGCTCGCAATAGACCTATCTAGCCCTTGGTCATGGTTCACTTGTAACTTAGTCGGATTCAACGACACATGGTATTCAGGTGTCCCAAATAGCTCTACTTATCGAGTACAACGTTGTACCGATGATAACTCATGTGCTGTCTACGACAGCAACTACTGCTATACATGCAATTCCCCTAATTGCAAACCAAAGGGTAACATGTGTACCGGTGAAATCTACCCGCCTAGCCTTTACACCGGTGGTTCATTTTATGGCGGACACCTCTTGGCCCCGTTATTGTTAGATATAATCACCGTTTATAAATCAAATGGCCCAATCCCGTTAGGAAAAAGGGTGTATGGATTTTCATTTGGGTGCACTGGTGTCGACGATTTAAAGGGGTTGTCACGTTACACTAAGGGTGTCCTTAGTCTAGCTAGGAAGGATAGTAATTCGTTTCACGGTTTTATTACGAAGGCATTTAAAATTCCTAATAAATTCGCGCTTTGTTTGCCTTCTGCTTCTAAGTCTACCCTTAATGGAGCTATGTATTTTGGAGGCGGTCCGTATAAGTTGCCTCCTAGTAAACTCGATTTGTCACAGTTCTTTGTCAAGACCGCTCTTGTGGTTAATCCTATAGACGTTGGTGAGACGTATGGAAAGAGGAATTCTTCGATTGAGTACTTTGTCAATATCAAGTCCATCTTAGTTGATGATACTCCATTAAAAATTAATTCATCTTTGCTCGTAATCGACAAAAATGGATTAGGTGGCACAAAAATTAACCCTATATATCCCTATACAACCCTTCATACAAACATTTATAACGCCCTTGTTGACGCCTTCACTACTAAGGCGGCTACAATGAATATTACTAGGGTGGGACAAGTGAGCTCATTTAGCGCGTGCTTTAGCTCGAAAAACATGGTTGGCACAAAGACGGGTCCTAAAGTTCCGATCATCAGTTTAAAGTTAGATGGGAGGAATGAGGATATATGGAGGTTTTATGGATTTAATTCCATGATTAAGGTGTCTAATGATGTGAGATGCCTGGCAATTGTCGATGGTGGGTTGTCGGTGAAGGCGTCGATAGTAATAGGTGGAAAGCAGATGGAAGATAGTCTTGTTGAGTTTGATTTAGAGTCGTCTAAGTTAAGGGTCATGTCGTCTCTGCTTCGTTTTGGAACTTCTTGCTCGCAGTTCAGAGGAGCTTAG
- the LOC141642404 gene encoding signal peptidase complex subunit 3A-like produces MHSFGYRANALLTLAVTVLAFMCAVASFSDTFNHPDPAVDIKVVSFNRFIKSKDGNEGVSMKLKVAADLQSLFTWNTKQVFAFVAAEYESPTNALNQISLWDVIIQSREDAVIRATFRNKYPLFDQGSNLRGKQFNLTLHWHVMPKTGMMFTGKKVLTGYRFPVEYI; encoded by the exons ATGCATTCATTCGGGTACAGAGCAAATGCACTGCTAACATTAGCAGTTACTGTTCTTGCATTCATGTGTGCTGTCGCTTCTTTTTCTGATACTTTCAATCACCCTGATCCTGCTGTTGATATTAAG GTTGTAAGCTTCAACAGATTTATCAAATCCAAAGATGGCAATGAAGGG GTAAGCATGAAGCTAAAAGTTGCAGCAGATTTGCAGTCATTGTTTACTTGGAATACCAAGCAG GTTTTTGCCTTTGTTGCTGCAGAGTACGAAAGCCCTACAAATGCACTGAATCAG ATTTCTCTCTGGGATGTAATAATACAATCACGAGAAGACGCTGTGATTCGGGCGACTTTTAGAAACAAGTACCCGTTATTTGACCAG GGTAGCAATCTGCGAGGCAAGCAGTTCAACTTGACATTGCATTGGCACGTGATGCCCAAGACTGGAATGATGTTTACAGGCAAAAAAGTACTGACAGGATATCGGTTTCCTGTAGAATACATTTGA
- the LOC141642403 gene encoding F-box/FBD/LRR-repeat protein At5g56420-like — MKPQKRMRMRSSECDVGLDSLSEMPDQVIVHILSCMPTRDAVRTMLLRRFGKLWTMVHALSFDFNDHYVRNDINYDDFDDVEDENDAYEEEQRIMSEAFSRFARFVRNVLMLHRRSSIDSFHLDIGDYKRGHVDPCLIDDVKVWLEFAIDREVKDLFFNCDDLDDIAPPRCVFTSQSLVTLALYGSLLAQYEHQPQLHMGNLRKLTLCGVRGSNEAFNQLVSACPSLQKLEISYAQGLEELNIGSPVEVDWT, encoded by the coding sequence ATGAAACCCCAAAAGCGTATGCGTATGCGTTCTTCAGAGTGTGATGTTGGCCTAGATAGCTTGAGTGAGATGCCTGATCAAGTGATCGTGCATATTCTTTCATGTATGCCTACTCGAGATGCTGTTAGAACAATGTTGCTCCGCCGCTTTGGAAAGCTCTGGACTATGGTTCATGCTCTTAGCTTTGATTTCAATGATCACTATGTTAGAAATGATATTAATtatgatgattttgatgatgttgaggatgagaATGATGCTTATGAAGAAGAACAACGAATCATGAGTGAGGCATTTTCACGTTTTGCTCGCTTTGTCAGAAATGTGCTGATGCTTCATAGAAGATCCAGCATCGACTCTTTTCACCTTGATATTGGGGATTATAAACGTGGCCATGTAGATCCATGCCTTATTGACGATGTTAAAGTGTGGCTGGAATTTGCTATTGATAGAGAAGTCAAAGATCTGTTTTTCAATTGTGATGATCTTGATGATATAGCTCCACCTCGCTGTGTCTTCACAAGTCAATCTCTTGTTACACTTGCACTCTATGGTAGTTTGCTTGCTCAGTATGAGCATCAGCCTCAACTCCACATGGGAAATTTAAGAAAATTAACGCTTTGCGGAGTTCGTGGAAGTAATGAGGCATTCAATCAGTTGGTATCTGCATGCCCTTCTTTACAAAAATTGGAAATATCTTATGCTCAAGGATTAGAAGAACTGAATATTGGTTCTCCAGTGGAAGTAGATTGGACCTGA